A genomic segment from Gopherus evgoodei ecotype Sinaloan lineage unplaced genomic scaffold, rGopEvg1_v1.p scaffold_33_arrow_ctg1, whole genome shotgun sequence encodes:
- the LOC115641132 gene encoding olfactory receptor 1009-like, whose product MVVIRADSHLHTPMYFFLFHLSFVDICYSSVSVPKMLFKTISVNDCIAQMFFIFLSAGAEIFILSAMAYDRYAAICDPLHYVQTMSKGICVQLVSGAWTMGFFYALLNTIFALMLPFCGPIQISHFNCELPPLLQLACTDTLTNQVVLLTSAVVFGSSSFLLIYIISTILRIRSAEGRHKAFSTCSSHLIVVGLLYFTAFFQYTKPSSVSSVVLDEMFSIQYSILNPMLNPIIYSLKNKEVKTALRNILGKFRFLS is encoded by the coding sequence ATGGTGGTGATAAGAGCTGATTCTCACCTTCACACCCCAATGTACTTCTTTctcttccatttatcctttgttgatatCTGCTATTCCTCAGTCTCAGTGCCTAAAATGCTGTTTAAAACTATTTCAGTCAATGACTGCATTGCTCAGATGTTCTTCATCTTCCTCTCAGCTGGTGCTGAAATTTTCATTCTCTCAGCCATGGCTTATGACCGCTATGCTGCCATCTGTGATCCACTACATTACGTGCAGACAATGAGCAAAGGAATCTGCGTTCAGCTGGTAAGTGGTGCATGGACAATGGGCTTCTTCTATGCCCTTCTTAACACAATTTTTGCCCTCATGTTGCCTTTCTGTGGGCCCATTCAAATCAGTCATTTCAACTGTGAGCTCCCTCCTCTGTTACAACTGGCCTGCACTGACACCCTCACCAATCAAgtggtgcttcttacttctgCTGTGGTATTTGGGTCAAGCTCCTTCCTCCTCAtttacatcatctccaccatcctgcgGATACGCTCTGCAGAGGgcaggcataaagccttctccacctgcagctcccacctgatCGTGGTTGGTTTGTTGTACTTCACGGCTTTTTTCCAGTACACAAAACCCAGCTCAGTCTCCTCTGTGGTTCTGGATGAAATGTTCTCCATCCAGTACAGCATCTTGAaccccatgttaaaccccatcatctacagcctgaaaaacaaggaggtgaaaACGGCTCTAAGGAATATATTGGGGAAATTCAGATTTCTCAGTTAG